In one window of Rhodopseudomonas palustris HaA2 DNA:
- the ugpB gene encoding sn-glycerol-3-phosphate ABC transporter substrate-binding protein UgpB — protein sequence MATTIAATLLIAPAQAATEIQWWHAMTGGNNDVVVKLANDFNAAQSDYKVVPTYKGSYADTMNAGIAAFRAGNAPHIMQVFEVGTATMMAATGAVKPVYKLMQETGETFDPNAYLPAITGYYSTSKGEMLSFPFNSSSTVMWVNLDALKKAGIAEVPKTWPQVFEDAKKLKAAGYATCGFSTAWVTWVNLEQLSAWHNVPLASKANGLDGFDTKLEFNGPVQVKHLETLIELQKDKTYDYSGRTNTGEGRFTSGECPIFLTSSGFFGNVKSQAKFAWTNAPMPYYPDVAGAPQNSIIGGASLWVMGGKSADEYKGVAKFLAFLSDTDRQVAVHKASGYLPITKAAYEKAKADGFYNDQPYLETPIKELTNKPPTENSRGLRLGNMVQLRDVWAEEIEQALAGKKTAKEALDAAVTRGNVMLRQFEKTAVK from the coding sequence ATGGCGACGACGATCGCCGCCACGCTGCTGATCGCGCCGGCGCAGGCGGCGACCGAGATCCAGTGGTGGCACGCCATGACCGGCGGCAACAACGATGTCGTGGTCAAGCTCGCCAACGACTTCAACGCCGCGCAGAGCGACTACAAGGTCGTCCCGACCTACAAGGGCAGCTACGCCGACACCATGAACGCCGGCATCGCGGCGTTCCGCGCCGGCAACGCCCCGCACATCATGCAGGTGTTCGAGGTCGGCACCGCCACCATGATGGCGGCGACCGGCGCGGTGAAGCCGGTCTACAAGCTGATGCAGGAGACCGGCGAGACATTCGATCCCAACGCCTACCTGCCGGCGATCACCGGCTACTACTCGACCTCCAAGGGCGAGATGCTGTCGTTCCCGTTCAACTCGTCCTCGACGGTGATGTGGGTCAATCTCGACGCGCTCAAGAAGGCCGGGATCGCCGAAGTTCCGAAGACCTGGCCGCAGGTGTTCGAGGATGCCAAGAAGCTGAAGGCGGCCGGCTACGCCACCTGCGGCTTCTCCACCGCCTGGGTCACTTGGGTCAATCTCGAGCAGCTCTCCGCCTGGCACAATGTACCGCTGGCCAGCAAGGCCAACGGCCTCGACGGCTTCGACACCAAGCTGGAGTTCAACGGCCCGGTGCAGGTCAAGCATCTGGAGACGCTGATCGAGCTGCAGAAGGACAAGACCTACGATTATTCCGGCCGCACCAACACCGGCGAGGGCCGCTTCACCTCCGGCGAGTGCCCGATCTTCCTGACCTCGTCGGGTTTCTTCGGCAACGTCAAGTCTCAGGCCAAGTTCGCCTGGACCAACGCGCCGATGCCGTACTACCCGGACGTTGCCGGCGCGCCGCAGAATTCGATCATCGGCGGCGCCTCGCTGTGGGTGATGGGCGGCAAGAGCGCCGACGAATACAAGGGCGTCGCCAAGTTCCTCGCCTTCCTGTCCGACACCGACCGTCAGGTCGCGGTGCACAAGGCGTCGGGCTATCTGCCGATCACCAAGGCGGCCTACGAGAAGGCCAAGGCCGACGGCTTCTACAACGACCAGCCCTATCTCGAGACCCCGATCAAGGAACTGACCAACAAGCCGCCGACCGAGAATTCCCGCGGCCTGCGGCTCGGCAACATGGTTCAGCTCCGCGACGTCTGGGCCGAGGAAATCGAGCAGGCGCTGGCCGGCAAGAAGACCGCCAAGGAAGCGTTGGATGCAGCCGTCACCCGCGGCAACGTGATGCTGCGGCAGTTCGAAAAGACCGCGGTGAAGTAA
- a CDS encoding endonuclease domain-containing protein, whose protein sequence is MARTVDQRIQRARSFRRNPTDAERKLWQRLRRPGFAEAHFRRQATIGPYFADFACHALRLVIEIDGGQHAGSNSDVVRTGYLEAAGYRVLRFWNNDVLNNIDGVMQIIVDAVRAAPPTPDPSPPQERGEGS, encoded by the coding sequence ATGGCACGCACAGTCGACCAGCGGATCCAACGAGCCCGGAGTTTCCGTCGAAATCCGACGGACGCCGAGCGCAAGCTGTGGCAGCGCCTGCGTCGACCGGGCTTTGCCGAGGCCCATTTCCGCCGGCAAGCGACGATCGGCCCATACTTTGCGGACTTTGCCTGCCATGCCCTCCGACTGGTCATCGAAATCGACGGAGGCCAGCACGCCGGATCGAACTCCGACGTCGTTCGAACGGGCTATCTCGAGGCCGCGGGCTATCGCGTGCTCAGGTTCTGGAATAACGATGTTCTGAACAACATCGACGGCGTCATGCAGATCATCGTAGACGCCGTGCGCGCGGCGCCCCCCACCCCCGACCCCTCCCCGCCGCAAGAGCGGGGGGAGGGGAGCTGA
- the ugpA gene encoding sn-glycerol-3-phosphate ABC transporter permease UgpA, which produces MLKNAVFQSKFLPYWLVLPQLAVVLVFFYWPALQAVAQSFLLQDAFGLSTTFVWFENYQELLADPDYFSAILRTFVFSVLIAVSSLSLALLLAVMADRPLRGSMFYRTLLIWPYAVAPPVVGVLWIFMLNPSLGVIAHGLRAIGVDWNPLLDGNQAATLIILAAAWKQISYNFLFFLAGLQAIPGSVIEAAAIDGARPMRRFWTIVFPLLSPTIFFLIVVNIVYAFFETFGIIDTMTRGGPAKATETLVYKVYSDGLLGGNLGSSAAQSVILMGIVIALTAFQFRFVERKVNY; this is translated from the coding sequence ATGCTGAAGAACGCCGTCTTTCAATCCAAATTCCTGCCCTATTGGCTGGTGCTGCCGCAGCTCGCGGTGGTGCTGGTGTTCTTCTATTGGCCGGCGCTGCAGGCAGTGGCGCAGTCGTTCCTGCTGCAGGATGCGTTCGGGCTGTCGACCACTTTCGTCTGGTTCGAGAATTACCAGGAGCTGCTGGCCGACCCGGACTACTTCAGCGCCATCCTGCGCACCTTCGTGTTTTCGGTCCTGATCGCGGTGTCGTCGCTGTCGCTGGCGCTGCTGCTGGCGGTGATGGCCGACCGGCCGCTGCGCGGCTCGATGTTCTATCGCACCCTGCTGATCTGGCCCTACGCGGTGGCGCCGCCGGTGGTCGGCGTGCTGTGGATCTTCATGCTCAACCCCTCGCTCGGCGTGATCGCCCACGGCCTGCGCGCGATCGGCGTCGACTGGAACCCGCTGCTCGACGGCAACCAGGCCGCGACGCTGATCATCCTCGCCGCGGCGTGGAAGCAGATCTCCTACAATTTCCTGTTCTTCCTCGCCGGGCTGCAGGCGATCCCGGGAAGCGTCATCGAGGCGGCGGCGATCGACGGCGCGCGGCCGATGCGGCGGTTCTGGACCATCGTGTTCCCGCTGCTGTCGCCGACGATCTTCTTCCTGATCGTCGTCAACATCGTCTACGCCTTCTTCGAAACCTTCGGCATCATCGACACCATGACCCGCGGCGGCCCGGCCAAGGCCACCGAGACGCTGGTCTACAAGGTCTACAGCGACGGCCTGCTCGGCGGCAATCTCGGCAGCTCGGCGGCGCAGTCGGTGATCCTGATGGGCATCGTCATCGCGCTCACCGCGTTCCAGTTCCGCTTCGTCGAACGCAAGGTGAACTACTGA
- the ugpE gene encoding sn-glycerol-3-phosphate ABC transporter permease UgpE yields MVEHRRFGNLLPHLILWVGVLIVAFPVYIAFIASTQDNATIANGQMSLLPGGHFLETYYRTLFVGSSGTTREPVGTMLFNSFVMAMLIAVGKIAISLISAYAIVYFRFPFRMTIFWLIFITLMLPVEVRIYPTYKIVADLNLLDSYAGLTLPLIASATATLLFRQFFMTVPDELLEASRIDGAGPFRFFWDTLLPLSRTNMAALFVILFILGWNQYLWPLLITTRDDMQTIQIGIRKMIVTSDALTEWPVVMATAVLAMLPPVAVVVLMQKLFVRGLVETEK; encoded by the coding sequence ATGGTCGAGCACCGCAGATTCGGAAACCTGCTGCCGCATCTGATCCTGTGGGTCGGCGTGCTGATCGTCGCGTTTCCGGTCTACATCGCCTTCATCGCCTCGACCCAGGACAATGCCACCATCGCCAACGGCCAGATGTCGCTGCTGCCGGGCGGGCATTTCCTCGAGACCTACTACAGGACGTTGTTCGTCGGCAGTTCGGGTACCACCCGCGAGCCGGTCGGCACCATGCTGTTCAATTCCTTCGTGATGGCGATGCTGATTGCGGTCGGCAAGATCGCGATCTCGCTGATCTCGGCCTATGCGATCGTGTATTTCCGGTTTCCGTTCCGGATGACGATCTTCTGGCTGATCTTCATCACCCTGATGCTGCCGGTCGAGGTCCGGATCTATCCGACCTACAAGATCGTTGCCGACCTCAATCTGCTCGACAGCTATGCCGGGCTGACGCTGCCGCTGATCGCCTCGGCGACCGCGACGCTGCTGTTCCGGCAGTTCTTCATGACGGTGCCGGACGAATTGCTGGAGGCATCGCGGATCGACGGCGCGGGGCCGTTCCGGTTCTTCTGGGATACGCTACTGCCGCTGTCGCGCACCAATATGGCGGCGCTGTTCGTGATCCTGTTCATCCTCGGCTGGAACCAGTATCTGTGGCCGCTGCTGATCACCACGCGCGACGATATGCAGACGATTCAGATCGGCATCCGCAAGATGATCGTGACGTCGGACGCGCTGACCGAATGGCCGGTGGTGATGGCGACCGCGGTGCTGGCGATGCTGCCGCCGGTCGCGGTGGTGGTGCTGATGCAGAAACTGTTCGTGCGCGGACTGGTCGAGACGGAGAAGTAG
- a CDS encoding sn-glycerol-3-phosphate import ATP-binding protein UgpC codes for MANVVLRNVRKTYPGGFEAIKGVDFEVGDGQFCVLVGPSGCGKSTLLRMVAGLETITAGEIDIGGRIVNQIEPADRDIAMVFQNYALYPHMSVYNNMAYGLRNRGMPKPEIDARVQEAARILEIGTMLDRKPRQLSGGQRQRVAMGRAIVRQPKVFLFDEPLSNLDAKLRVAMRVEIRKLQRRLGTTAIYVTHDQLEAMTLADILVVMNAGVVEQIGSPLEVYARPATTFVASFIGAPPMNLMLLDAEGVRARFGNAATGAGILGVRPEDLVISREPAATDGLSLDLTVEAIERVGPETFIYGTRSRAGDPTAVSSKPGELPPDDIIVRVPGQDAPAIGDHMFATALPQHLHLFSADGRRRIEL; via the coding sequence GTGGCCAACGTCGTTCTCCGCAACGTCCGCAAGACATATCCGGGCGGCTTCGAAGCCATCAAGGGCGTCGATTTCGAGGTCGGCGACGGCCAGTTCTGCGTGCTGGTCGGGCCCTCCGGATGCGGCAAGTCCACGCTGCTGCGGATGGTGGCGGGGCTGGAGACGATCACGGCCGGCGAGATCGACATCGGCGGCCGAATCGTCAACCAGATCGAGCCGGCCGATCGCGATATCGCGATGGTGTTCCAGAACTACGCGCTGTATCCGCATATGAGCGTCTACAACAACATGGCCTACGGCCTGCGCAATCGCGGCATGCCCAAGCCCGAGATCGACGCGCGGGTGCAGGAGGCGGCGCGGATTCTCGAGATCGGCACCATGCTCGACCGCAAGCCGCGGCAACTCTCCGGCGGCCAGCGCCAGCGTGTCGCGATGGGCCGCGCCATCGTGCGCCAGCCCAAAGTGTTCCTGTTCGACGAGCCGTTGTCCAACCTCGACGCCAAGCTGCGGGTGGCGATGCGGGTCGAGATCCGCAAGCTGCAGCGCCGGCTCGGCACCACCGCGATCTACGTCACTCACGACCAGCTCGAGGCGATGACGCTGGCGGATATTCTGGTGGTGATGAACGCCGGCGTCGTCGAGCAGATCGGCTCGCCGCTGGAGGTCTACGCCCGTCCGGCGACGACCTTCGTCGCCTCCTTCATCGGCGCGCCACCGATGAACCTGATGCTGCTCGACGCCGAGGGCGTCCGCGCCCGGTTCGGCAACGCCGCGACCGGGGCCGGCATTCTCGGCGTCCGCCCCGAGGACCTGGTAATCTCACGGGAGCCCGCAGCGACGGACGGGCTGTCGCTCGACCTCACCGTCGAGGCGATCGAGCGGGTCGGGCCGGAAACTTTCATCTACGGGACCCGGTCGCGCGCTGGCGACCCGACCGCGGTCAGTTCCAAGCCGGGAGAACTGCCACCGGACGACATCATCGTCCGGGTCCCGGGCCAGGATGCGCCGGCGATCGGCGATCACATGTTTGCCACGGCTTTGCCGCAACACCTGCATTTGTTCAGTGCCGACGGAAGGCGCCGGATCGAGCTCTGA
- a CDS encoding Hsp20 family protein, translating to MSRVPTLSSPFLLGFDEIERALDRVVKGADGYPPYNIERCERGNGDPERLRITLAVAGFTRDQLDVTIEENQLVIRGRQQDDKTRQYIHRGIAARHFQRTFVLAEGMQVLGADLKNGLLSVDLVRPEPERVIKTIAITEHE from the coding sequence ATGTCTCGTGTTCCCACGTTATCAAGTCCCTTTCTGCTGGGATTCGACGAGATCGAGCGTGCGCTCGACCGCGTCGTGAAAGGTGCCGACGGGTATCCTCCCTACAACATCGAGCGCTGCGAGCGCGGCAATGGCGATCCGGAACGACTCCGGATCACGCTCGCGGTGGCGGGTTTTACCCGTGATCAACTCGATGTCACGATTGAGGAAAATCAACTCGTCATCCGGGGCCGGCAGCAGGATGACAAGACCCGGCAATACATCCATCGCGGCATCGCCGCGCGACACTTCCAGCGCACCTTCGTGCTGGCGGAAGGGATGCAGGTGCTGGGCGCGGATTTGAAGAACGGGTTGTTGTCCGTCGATCTGGTCCGGCCGGAGCCGGAGCGGGTCATTAAGACAATCGCCATCACGGAACATGAATAA
- a CDS encoding DUF1150 family protein: MTGMGTNHDNASVTPEALAHLGEGHIAYVKQIRSEDVPGLFPQAPHIAPGIKLFALHSADGTPIMLTDSRESAVANAWSQELQAVSVH; this comes from the coding sequence ATGACTGGAATGGGCACAAATCACGACAATGCCAGCGTCACGCCGGAAGCGCTGGCGCATCTGGGCGAAGGTCATATCGCCTATGTGAAGCAGATTCGTTCGGAGGATGTCCCCGGGCTGTTCCCGCAGGCGCCGCATATCGCGCCGGGCATCAAGCTGTTTGCGCTGCATTCGGCCGACGGCACGCCGATCATGCTGACCGACAGCCGCGAATCGGCGGTTGCCAATGCCTGGAGCCAGGAGCTGCAGGCCGTCAGCGTTCACTGA
- the ptsN gene encoding PTS IIA-like nitrogen regulatory protein PtsN, with amino-acid sequence MTITDLVAPEAVIPALKVISKKQALQELSARAAELTGQNERSVFEVLLQREKLGTTAVGYGVAIPHGKLPKLERLYGLFARLERPIDFEAMDGQPVDLIFLLLAPEGAGADHLKALARIARLLRDQDVAKKLRASRDAQAIYSVLALPPATAA; translated from the coding sequence ATGACGATTACCGATCTGGTCGCGCCCGAGGCCGTTATCCCGGCGTTGAAAGTCATCAGCAAGAAGCAGGCGCTGCAGGAACTCTCTGCGCGCGCCGCGGAACTCACCGGCCAGAACGAACGCTCGGTGTTCGAGGTCCTGCTGCAGCGCGAGAAGCTCGGCACCACCGCGGTCGGATACGGTGTGGCGATTCCGCACGGCAAGCTGCCGAAGCTCGAGCGGCTGTACGGCCTGTTCGCGCGCCTGGAACGCCCGATCGATTTCGAAGCGATGGACGGCCAGCCGGTCGATCTGATCTTTCTGCTGTTGGCCCCCGAAGGGGCCGGCGCCGACCATCTCAAGGCGCTGGCGCGGATCGCCCGCCTGCTCCGCGACCAGGATGTCGCCAAGAAGTTGCGCGCCTCCCGCGACGCGCAGGCGATCTACTCGGTGCTGGCGCTGCCGCCCGCTACGGCCGCATAG
- the hpf gene encoding ribosome hibernation-promoting factor, HPF/YfiA family, protein MTFRVSGKSISVGEALRGRVSERTEEVLRKYFDGNYSGHITLSKDGFGFRTDCSLHLDSGITLEAESNAADAYASADQALLQIEKRLRRYKSRLKDRSARKAHAEASALAELTAPVDMPSYIIEAPGDEEHHEDAYNPVIIAEATTAMKRFSVSEAVVELDLTGAPVLVFLHGSSGRVNIIYRRADGNIGWIDPPALNGAAA, encoded by the coding sequence ATGACTTTTCGGGTCTCCGGCAAAAGCATCAGCGTCGGCGAAGCCCTGCGCGGCCGCGTCAGCGAGCGCACCGAAGAAGTGCTGCGCAAGTATTTCGACGGCAATTATTCGGGCCACATCACGCTGAGCAAGGACGGCTTCGGCTTCCGCACCGACTGCTCGCTGCATCTCGATTCCGGCATCACGCTGGAAGCCGAATCGAACGCCGCCGATGCCTATGCGAGCGCCGATCAGGCGCTGCTGCAGATCGAGAAGCGACTGCGTCGCTACAAGAGCCGGCTGAAGGATCGATCCGCGCGCAAGGCGCATGCGGAGGCCAGCGCGCTGGCCGAACTGACCGCGCCGGTGGACATGCCGAGCTACATCATCGAAGCGCCCGGCGACGAGGAACATCACGAGGACGCCTACAACCCGGTGATCATCGCCGAGGCCACCACCGCGATGAAGCGGTTCTCGGTGAGCGAAGCCGTGGTCGAACTCGACCTCACCGGCGCCCCGGTGCTGGTGTTCCTTCATGGCAGTTCGGGACGGGTCAACATCATCTACCGGCGCGCCGACGGCAACATCGGCTGGATCGATCCGCCGGCGCTGAACGGCGCCGCGGCCTGA